The Streptomyces sp. NBC_00102 genome segment CCGATCGGGGCCGGAGTTCAGAGCTCGGGGCCGTCCCCGGGCTTCTCCTGGTAGGAGTAGCGCTGCTCGCTCCACGGGTCGCCGATGTTGTGGTAGCCGCGCTCCTCCCAGAAACCTCGGCGGTCGGCCGTCATGTACTCGATGCCGCGGACCCATTTCGGGCCCTTCCAGGCGTACAGGTGCGGGACGACCAGGCGCAGCGGGAAGCCGTGCTCGGCGGTGAGGAGTTCGCCGTCCTTGTGGGTGGCGAAGAGGGTGCGGTCCGAGGCGAAGTCGGCGAGCCGGAGGTTCGAGGAGAAGCCGTATTCGGCCCACACCATCGCATGGGTGACGTCGTCCGCGGGCGGGGCGAGGGAGAGGATCACCGAGGCGGGCACACCGCCCCACTCGGAGCCGAGCATGCTGAACTTGGTCACGCAGTGCAGATCGGCGACGACGGAGGAGAACGGGAGCTCCGAGAACTGCTCGTGGTTCCAGCAGTGCTTCCCGCCGTCGGCGGTGGCTCCGAAGACCCGGAATTCCCAGCGTTCCGGCCGGAACTTGGGAACCGGGCCGTAGTGGGTCACCGGCCATCCGCGCTGCAGTCGCTGGCCCGGCGGAAGCTCGGACCGACCCGCTGTGCGGTACCCCTCGCTTTCCGGCTGACCCATGCCTCCATGGTGACAGACAGGCAGGGGTGGTGATGACCAGGGACGAAGCGAATGGGGCAACTCGCACTAAGTATGCACTTACTGGACGGCCGGAGGGTGCGGTGCGAGGATCTGCGCAACTGTCCGGTACACCGGTTGGAAGGAGCCTCTGCGATGCAGGGCGACCCCGAGGTCATCGAGTTCCTGAACGAACAGCTGACGGCCGAACTGACTGCCATCAACCAGTACTTCCTGCACGCGAAGATGCAGGACAACTTCGGCTGGACGAAGCTCGCCAAGTACACCCGGGCCGAGTCGTTCGACGAGATGAAGCACGCCGAGATCCTGACCGACCGGATCCTCTTCCTCGACGGCCTCCCGAACTACCAGCGCCTCTTCCACGTGCGTGTCGGCCAGACGGTGACGGAGATGTTCCAGGCGGACCGCCAGGTGGAGGTGGAGGCGATCGACCGTCTCAAGCGCGGCATCGAGGTCATGCGGACCAAGGGCGACATCACCTCGGCCAACATCTTCGAGTCGATCCTGGAGGACGAGGAGCACCACATCGACTACCTGGACACGCAGCTGGAGCTGGTGGCGAAGCTCGGGGAGCCGCTCTACATCGCCCAGCAGATCGAGCAGCCGGAGGGCTGACGCGCACCGGTCGCGCGCAGGCGTACGGCTTCGGTCGGACGCTTCGGTCGGACGTTCCGGTCAGGCGGCTTCGGGGAACGCTTCCGGGAACGCGACGACCGGCGACTCCACGGCGTCCGGCAGGTCCGCGGAAGGGGTGAGCGGGTCGGCGCGGCGCTCCAGCAGCTCGCGGCGCGGGCACTCGCCCCGGCCGAGCAGCGCCTGGATGCGGCGGACACAGCCGCCACAGTCGGTGCCGGCCTTGCAGGCGGAGGCGATCTGCCGGGGGGTGCGGGCCCCGTCCGCCGCATGCTGCTTCACCTGCTGTTCGGTGACGCCGAAACAGGAGCAGACGTACATGCGGTTCACCTCCCGGGGAGCGTGCGGGTCCACCTCCCGACTCGGTGAGGCAACCCTAACCTTACCCATGGGAGCCGGTGGGCAAAAGCCCCGGAACGCCCAGTGGGGCACGGATCACATCGGATCCATGCCCCACCGTCGCGTCTCACGTCCCCGCGGACTTACTGGTCGCGGTACATCTCCGCGACGAGGAAGGCCAGGTCGAGCGACTGGCTGCGGTTGAGCCGCGGGTCGCAGGCCGTCTCGTAGCGCTGGTGCAGGTCGTCCACGAGGATCTCGTGGCCGCCGCCGACGCACTCGGTGACATCGTCACCGGTGAGCTCGACGTGGATGCCGCCCGGGTGGGTGCCCAGGCCCTTGTGTACCTCGAAGAAGCCCTTGACCTCGTCCAGGACGTCGTCGAAGCGGCGCGTCTTGTGGCCGGAGGCGGCTTCGTAGGTGTTGCCGTGCATCGGGTCGGTGACCCAGGCGACGACCGCGCCGGAGGCGGTGACCTTCTCGACCAGCTCGGGCAGCTTGTCGCGGACCTTGTCGGCGCCCATGCGGACGACGAAGGTCAGCCGGCCGGGCTCGCGCTCGGGGTCCAGGCGGTCGATGTAGCCGAGCGCCTCGTCGACGGAGGTCGTCGGACCGAGCTTGATGCCGATCGGGTTGCGGATCTTCGAGGCGAACTCGATGTGCGCGCCGTCCATCTGGCGGGTGCGCTCACCGACCCAGACCATGTGGCCGGAGGTGTTGTAGAGCTCGCCGGTGCGCGAGTCGGTGCGGGTCAGCGCCGTCTCGTAGTCCAGCAGCAGGGCCTCGTGCGAGGAGTAGAACTCGACCGCCTTGAACTCGGCCGGGTCGGTGCCGCATGCCTTCATGAAGTTCATGGCGTTGTCGATCTCGCGGGCCAGCGCCTCGTAGCGCTGTCCGGAGGGCGAGGACCGCACGAAGTCCTGGTTCCAGGCGTGCACCTGGCGCAGGTCGGCGTAGCCGCCGGTGGTGAAGGCCCGGACGAGGTTCAGCGTCGAAGCGGACGCGTGGTACATCTGCTTCAGGCGCTGGGGGTCCGGGATGCGGGCGGCCTCGGTGAACTCGAAGCCGTTGACCGAGTCGCCGCGGTAGGTCGGCAGCGTGACGCCGTCGCGGGTCTCGGTCGGCTTGGAGCGCGGCTTGGAGTACTGCCCGGCGATCCGGCCCACCTTGACGACCGGGACGGCCGCCGCGTAGGTCAGGACGGCGCTCATCTGGAGCAGGGTCTTCAGCTTGGCCCGGATGTGGTCGGCGGACACGGCATCGAAGGCCTCGGCGCAGTCGCCGCCCTGCAGCAGGAACGCCTCGCCCTTGGCGACGGCTCCCATGCGGGCGCGCAGCTGGTCGCACTCGCCCGCGAAGACGAGCGGCGGATACGACGCGAGGTCCGCGAGTACATCGCGCAGCGCCTCGGAGTCGGGGTACTCGGGCTGCTGCGCCGCGGGAAGGTCTCGCCAGGTGTTGCCACCGGCGACGGAGGTATTGGCGTTCACGGTCACGGCGACCAGCCTACGTTGTCACGGGGCGCGTCCATCCGGTCGCTCAATAGTTGAGACGCTCGCTCGCATGGCGGGCGTCGCGGCACTTGCCCCCACGGCCCGCGGTAGCGCTAGGATCGCCCCATGTTCACGCACACGACCCAGAACTGGTGGTGGCCCGCTCTCAGGCGGCCCGCCGACAGTTCGCGCTGAACATTTCGCGAAGGCCGCCCCGAGGGGCGGCCTTTTCCGTGTTCGCGGAGCCGTTCCTCCCCGTGGGAAACCCCTTGGAAGGAACTCCTCATGCCGCACCGCGCCGCCTCTCTCGTCCACCGCCTCCTCCGGGACGACGCCCCGCCCTTCGCCCTGCTGCGCCGCCGCACGCCCGGCCACGACCACGACACCGTCGAGGTGCTGACCGGCGAGGTCCGCGAGGTGGCGCGCCTCGCCGACCTGCCCGTGGGCGAGCTGCCCTCGCTGGCCCTGGTGCCCTACCGGCAGATCGCCGAGCGCGGCTTCGACGTGCGGGACGACGGGACTCCGCTCGCGGTGCTGGTCGCCGACGAGTCGTACGCGCTGCCGCTGGCCGAGGTGCTCGCGGCGCTGCCCCCGCACGAGGTACGGGTGACCGGCGGCGCCTTCGACGTGCCGGACGAGGAGTACGCGGGGATCGTCCGCCGGGTGATCGAGGACGAGATCGGGCAGGGCGCGGGCGCGAACTTCGTGATCCGGCGCACCTTCCGGGGCGAGATCCCCGGCTACGGGCGGGCGGACGCGCTGGCACTGTTCCGCAGACTGCTGGAGGGCGAGCGCGGGGCGTACTGGACGTTCGTGGTGCACACCGGGGGCCCCGAGGGGCGGACCCTGGTCGGCGCGAGTCCCGAGGTCCACGTCCGGATGTCCGGCGGCACGGTGGTGATGAACCCCATCAGCGGGACGTACCGCTATCCGGCGCAGGGGCCGACCGTCGAGAGCCTGCTGGACTTCCTCGGCGACCGCAAGGAGACCGAGGAGCTCTCCATGGTGGTCGACGAGGAGCTGAAGATGATGTGCACCGTCGGCGACATGGGCGGGGTGGTGGTGGGCCCCCGGCTGAAGGAGATGGCCCACCTCGCGCACACCGAGTACGAGCTGCGCGGGAAGTCGACGCTGGACGTGCGCGAGGTGCTGAAGGAGACCATGTTCGCGGCGACCGTCACCGGCTCCCCGGTGCAGAACGCCTGCCGCGTGATCCAGCGGTACGAGCCCACCGGGCGCGGCTACTACAGCGGTGCGCTGGCGCTGCTGCGCCGGGACGCGAGCGGGGCCCAGACGCTCGATTCGCCGATCCTGATCCGTACCGCGGACATCTCGGCCGACGGCGGGCTCGCGGTGGCGGTGGGCGCCACCCTGGTACGCCACTCGGACCCGGACGGCGAGGTCGCCGAGACCCACGCCAAGGCGGCCGGGGTGCTGGCGGCGCTCGGGGCACGGCCGGGCCGGAGGGCCGAGGAGCGGACCGGGCGGCGGCTGGCCGACGACCCCCGGGTGCGGTCGGCGCTGGACGACCGGCGGGGCGGGCTGGCGCCGTTCTGGCTGCGGATGCAGGAGCGGACCCCCACGGTGTCGGGCCACGCGCTGGTGGTGGACGGCGAGGACACCTTCACCTCGATGCTGGCGCATCTGCTGCGCGCCTCGGGGCTCGACGTGTCGGTCCTGCGGTTCGACGCACCCGGGCTGCGGGAGACCGTCCGGGCGCACCGGGGTCCGGTGGTGCTGGGCCCCGGGCCCGGCAACCCGGGC includes the following:
- the bfr gene encoding bacterioferritin codes for the protein MQGDPEVIEFLNEQLTAELTAINQYFLHAKMQDNFGWTKLAKYTRAESFDEMKHAEILTDRILFLDGLPNYQRLFHVRVGQTVTEMFQADRQVEVEAIDRLKRGIEVMRTKGDITSANIFESILEDEEHHIDYLDTQLELVAKLGEPLYIAQQIEQPEG
- a CDS encoding bacterioferritin-associated ferredoxin, which gives rise to MYVCSCFGVTEQQVKQHAADGARTPRQIASACKAGTDCGGCVRRIQALLGRGECPRRELLERRADPLTPSADLPDAVESPVVAFPEAFPEAA
- a CDS encoding anthranilate synthase family protein — protein: MPHRAASLVHRLLRDDAPPFALLRRRTPGHDHDTVEVLTGEVREVARLADLPVGELPSLALVPYRQIAERGFDVRDDGTPLAVLVADESYALPLAEVLAALPPHEVRVTGGAFDVPDEEYAGIVRRVIEDEIGQGAGANFVIRRTFRGEIPGYGRADALALFRRLLEGERGAYWTFVVHTGGPEGRTLVGASPEVHVRMSGGTVVMNPISGTYRYPAQGPTVESLLDFLGDRKETEELSMVVDEELKMMCTVGDMGGVVVGPRLKEMAHLAHTEYELRGKSTLDVREVLKETMFAATVTGSPVQNACRVIQRYEPTGRGYYSGALALLRRDASGAQTLDSPILIRTADISADGGLAVAVGATLVRHSDPDGEVAETHAKAAGVLAALGARPGRRAEERTGRRLADDPRVRSALDDRRGGLAPFWLRMQERTPTVSGHALVVDGEDTFTSMLAHLLRASGLDVSVLRFDAPGLRETVRAHRGPVVLGPGPGNPGDPSDPKMRLLRSVAAELVRDHRDGLLGVCLGHELIAAELGLEVVRKAVPHQGAQTRIELFGRPETVGFYNSFAARCDDAAAAELGAHGIEVSRDGATGELYALRGEGFASVQFHPESVLTLRGSAIVTELLAGLPVRG
- a CDS encoding class II 3-deoxy-7-phosphoheptulonate synthase, which translates into the protein MNANTSVAGGNTWRDLPAAQQPEYPDSEALRDVLADLASYPPLVFAGECDQLRARMGAVAKGEAFLLQGGDCAEAFDAVSADHIRAKLKTLLQMSAVLTYAAAVPVVKVGRIAGQYSKPRSKPTETRDGVTLPTYRGDSVNGFEFTEAARIPDPQRLKQMYHASASTLNLVRAFTTGGYADLRQVHAWNQDFVRSSPSGQRYEALAREIDNAMNFMKACGTDPAEFKAVEFYSSHEALLLDYETALTRTDSRTGELYNTSGHMVWVGERTRQMDGAHIEFASKIRNPIGIKLGPTTSVDEALGYIDRLDPEREPGRLTFVVRMGADKVRDKLPELVEKVTASGAVVAWVTDPMHGNTYEAASGHKTRRFDDVLDEVKGFFEVHKGLGTHPGGIHVELTGDDVTECVGGGHEILVDDLHQRYETACDPRLNRSQSLDLAFLVAEMYRDQ
- a CDS encoding sulfite oxidase-like oxidoreductase; protein product: MGQPESEGYRTAGRSELPPGQRLQRGWPVTHYGPVPKFRPERWEFRVFGATADGGKHCWNHEQFSELPFSSVVADLHCVTKFSMLGSEWGGVPASVILSLAPPADDVTHAMVWAEYGFSSNLRLADFASDRTLFATHKDGELLTAEHGFPLRLVVPHLYAWKGPKWVRGIEYMTADRRGFWEERGYHNIGDPWSEQRYSYQEKPGDGPEL